The Candidatus Hydrogenedentota bacterium genome includes the window TCGCTTTCGCGGATGGCCGTGACCCCGTTGCGCTCGGCCACCTCGAAGAAGCGGTTGACCCGCGCCTGGAAGGCGGGTTTCATGCGGATGGCGTATCCCTCGTGGTCGAGCTCGTAGGCGTCGGTGGCCTTGGCCCGCATCCGTTCGAGCTGGGTGTAGTCCACGCTGAGCCGCGCGCAGCGCACCCGTTCCAGTGTCTCAGGGTCGTCGGCGACGGCTTTTTCGGCGGCGTCAAAGAGGGCGTCGGCGCGCTTCAGCAGCTTGTCCGTGAGGAATTTCACGTTCGGCCCGATCCAGATGTGCATGTTGGTCTTCGGGTCTTTCACCGCGTCGTGGATGAGGTCCAGGTACAGGCGCAGGGGGGTGGCGGCGTCGCCGTAGACCCCGGCCAGGAACTCGTTGATCGCCGTGTCCGTGTCGTAGTCGGGGTTCCACAGCAGTTTGGCGCCGAGATACCCGCTGAGTCCGGAGAACTCGCCGTGCGGGGTGGTGTAGACATCCTGCTCGAAGATGCCCCGGACGTTGTTCTTGATCATGAACCGGATGTTCGGCCCGCGCACGTTGAGGTTCGGGTAGGGCACGAGGTAATGGGAGAACGAGGTGTTGTAGTTCCACACCCAGAGCCGCTGCGAGATTTTCGCCCACGCCTCGAGGTCGTCGGCGAAGGCGGCGTTCTCTTTCCTCGCGCGCTCCTCGAAAGGGTGCGAGAAGTCGCACTCGATGCTGCACAGGCGGATGATGACATTCGGCTCGGGGCGCATCGTTTTCGGCGGTTTCCGCGTGTACTGGTAGGCCAGGGTGTCCACGGCCTTGCCGGGGAACTCGTCGCGGACCTCGCGGGCCACATGGTTCACCAGATGGAGCATGGGTCCCATCTGGCTGTCCTCGGCCTCGGCCAGGGCGGTGCAGTTGTCGCACTTGCAGAAGTTGAACCAGTCGTTCTGGGACACGGAGAACACCGTGGCGTCCGGGTTGTCACGCATCCACTGGCGGACCCCCTCGGTGACGATGCGCATCACGTCCGGATTGGTGCAGCAGAGCTGGGTGCGGTCCTTGAGCCGTTTTCCGTCCACCAGCGAGAAATACTCCGGATGCTCGTCGAAGTATTTCTCGGGCGGCACCAGGGTGTCAAAAGTGTGGACAAAACCCTGATAGGTGACGGCCCCGCCGTGTTTTTCCGTGAGGCGCATGGAGTTGCCGTTCATGCGGTTGCGCGCGGCCCAGTCCCCGTTGAAGCATTCCGTGACGAAGGGCTCGCGGTATTCCAGGACGGGCTTCCGGACCTCGTCCAGATGGAGCAGGACCAGTTTGTCCGCCTTGGGAATCCGGCTGACCCCGGGGACGAACCAGCGGCAGCCGAGATGGTCCTCCAGCAGGCCGTAGACCCCGTAGAGGGTGCCTCTGGGCTCGCCCCCGGCGATGAGCAGATGGGGGCCTTTGGAGAGCAGGATGTAGCCCTCCTGCCCGAGGGACTGGAAGTCCACCGACACGTTGAAGCGGTGCATCCGGCTGTTGCGGCCCACGACAATCTCCGCCGGGCGGGGCGGGTCCGCGTCGGTGATGAGGTCAAACCGGGCGTCGGTCATCTCGTTGAGGAAACGCTGGAGCTCCTCCGCCGCGTACCGGGTGCTGGGCGGCGCGTCCGCGCCCACCACGATGGCCGCGCGGGCCTCCCCCTCCTCCGCCAGGACCATCGCGGGCAGGGGTTTCACCGCTGTCGGCGTGTGGGCGCAGCCCTCCAGCAGCAGGATCGCGGTCAGAAGGCCCCCGCAAAAAGCCGCCGCCGCGCGGCGCGTTGCATGGTGTTTCATGATCATGACTCTCCCTTTTTGGCGCCGCCCCGCCGGGGGCGCGCGCACCGTTGGCTTATGAAACAACGGCGGGCACCCCCAATGCAAATGTTTGGCGTGTTGTGGACAGGGCAAACACATCCAATGCCGCTGGATTCCATTTTTTCCGCGCTTATACAAACATTGCCTCCCGCCATCCTGGCCTTTCCTGTTCTTGCTCTTTATCTTTATCTTGCTCTTGCTCTTGCTCTAATCCTGTCTTAGTGGAGCGGCATGCCCATTGGCCATGGGAAAGTCATCAAACATCAATAAGCCATGAAATCTCCCGTGGTGGAAGTGCCGTCCAATATGACCGGGCGCACGCCGGCAGCAGGAGAAGCGGCTGCGGTGTGCGAAAAACCAGATTCGTTTGGGGATTTGGGACAAGAGCAAGATGAAGAGCAAGAGCAAGAAAAAAATGCCCACGCCAATCTGCCAGCGTGACCCATTGCCGCAATTATGACGCGTTTGCCCTGTGTTGTGGAACGAAAGGTTCCCGCCGGGGGAAGGATGATGGTATGATTGCCTATTCGCGCGGGAGGTGCCGCGCTGTCGCAGGATACCAACACGGGAGACAGGGCATGCAATACAGGATGCTGGGCAGTTCCGGGATAGAGGCGTCGGTGGTGGCGGTGGGCACCTGGGTGACGGGCGGCGGCCAGATGTGGAACGGGGTGGACGACGCGGAGTCCGTGCGCGCCCTCGAGACGGCGCTGGACCACGGGGTGAACTTCATAGACACGGCGCCGGCCTATGGCTGGGGGCACAGCGAGGAGATGGTGGGCCGGGTGGTCCGGGGCCGCCGCGACAAGGTGGTCGTGGCGACGAAATGCGGCATGTGGTGGGAGGACGCGCGCGGCTCGTTCCACTTCAACCTGGACGGCAAGGACACCTACATCAGTCTGCGGCCCGACACCATCGCGGTGGAGGTGGAGAATAGCCTGCGCCGCCTGGGCACGGACTATATTGACCTTTACCAGCCGCACTGGCCCGCGAAGGAGCCGGAGGCCACGCCCATCGAGGACACCATGGCGTGCCTGCTCAAGCTGAAGGACGAGGGGAAAATCCGGGCCATCGGCGTGTCCAATGTCTCCCTGGACCAGTTGCGGGCGCACTGCGCCTGCGGCGATGTGGCCAGCGACCAGTTCCGCTACTCGATTCTGTACCGCGCGCCCGAGGCGGACATCCTGCCGTTCTGCGCGGAGAACAGCCTGGCGACCCTGACCTACATGTCCCTGGAGCAGGGCCTGCTCACGGGGAAGGTGGGCATGGACCGGGTTTTCGACCCGAACGAGTTCCGCAGCAACGAGGACTGGAACCCCTGGTTCAAGCAGGTGAACCGGCGCCGGGTGCTGGACATGCTGGCGGGCTGGGCGGACCTGACGGAGAAGTACGCGTGCAGCCTGGCGCAGTTGGTCATCGCCTGGACGGCGGCGCAGCCGGGGGCCACCCATGTGCTGTGCGGCATGCGCACGGCGGAGCAGGCCGCGCAGAACGCCCGGGCGGGGGCGCTGCTCCTTGAGCCCGCGGATGCGGGGCGGATGCGCAGCGACGCCATTTCCCTGGGCGACCCCGAATAGTTAAGCCGTCTTCCGGATGCCCTCCTGAGGGGTGTTCAGAATGGTTTCTATTCGGTGACTGTTTTCCGATTGGCGCAGGGACAATCGTTTTACTTCCTGCTCTTGCTCTTCATCTTGCTCTTGCTCTAATCTTGTTTCATCGGGGTCGCAGTCATGCGCTTCGACCACGGGAAACGCACAGCATGGAATTTGTGGCACCAGATTCGTTTGGGGATTTGGAGCAAGAAAAGACGCTAAAAAAACGGTATCCATTTCGCAATAACGGCGGTGGACGGGGCCGGTTTGGTCGTCTGGAAGTTTTTCCGGGAGTCTCCTGTGATAGTACCCCTGCACATAGTCAGTGTGGCCCTTGCGGGCGGGCTGACCGGCCTGTGGGTCCGGCGGATGCTGGCGGCCCTGGGCTGGCTGTCCGGATTTGAGTCGGGCATCCTGCTGGTGGCGGCCGTGGCGGCGGGCTACATCGCCGCGCAGTTGGGGTTCATGGCCTTGATCTGCCTGCTGAAACCGACCCGGTCGCCCGCGCCGCTGCTGTGCGACATGCCCGCGCAGCTTGCCGCCCTGGCGCTGGTGCCGTGGCTGCTCGGCGTGTCCATCCCCTGGCCCGCGGCCATTCTGCACAAGGTGGAGCCCCTGCTCTTTCTGGGCGCATTCGGCGCGGTCCACGCCTTCCTGAAACTGGTGGTGTTTTTCGCGGCCATGCAGGCGCGGCCCTCGGGGCGCGCCGGGGCGCTGGGCTGGGCCGGGGGCGCGGCGGCGGCGCTGCTGCTGGCGGCGGGCGCGCAGCAGGGCTTTGCGCGCAGCTCGGCGGACCTGGGCGCGGTGGCGGCGGGGGACCCGGCATGGACCCGTTCGGGGCACACCTGGGCGAAGGCCCGGGAAATCCGCGAGGGAATCGGCCTGAGCATTCTGGACGGGGTGGAGGGCCGCGGCGACTTGGTGCTGCTTGCGGCGCCGCCGGAGGGGGAGACAGGCGGCCCCGATTCGGCCTTTGTCACCGTGGCCGTGGAGGCCGCGCCCGGCCCGTCCTCGGGCAACGGGTCCGTTCTTCCCGTGCACACCCATGTGATACCGCTTGACCGGGACGGCTGGACGGAACTGCGCCTGCCGGAGGCGCTGCTGCCGGAGAAAATCGCGGCGGTCGAGGTGGCCTGGTCGTCCAAGCCGAATCCCGAGTGGATGCGGCGCATCGGCCTGCGCCCGCCGCCGGGCACGGGGCACAGAATGCAACTGGCGGGACCCTGGCGCGCGGTTTCCGGCGCGGGGGCGGGCGCGCCGTCCATCGTGCTGCTTGCCGCCGAGGGGGTGGGCGCGGAGAACACCAGCCTTTTGGGCTATTCCCGCGAGACCACGCCGCGCCTGCGGGAGTGGGGGAACGGCGCCATGGTTTTCGAACAGGCCTACACGCCCGCGCCGGACGCGGCGGCGGCCTGCATGACCCTGCTCACGGGGCTGCACCCCCTGCGCCATGGATACCTGAACGGGCGGACGGGGGAACTGCCGCCGGGGATTTCCACCCTGGCCGAGCGCCTGCGCGGCGCGGGATACCACACCGCCGCCTTCACCGAGGGGCGCGGCGCGGACGGGGAAGACCTGACGGTGGACACGGCCTTCTCGCGGGGGTTCATGGAGTTCAACGACCATTTCCCCATGGAGGCGGGCACCCCGGAACCGGGCAGCGCCGCCCCGCCGAAACCGAGGCCCGGCAGCGCGCGCATCACCCTGGACCGGGCCGCGGAATGGGCCGAGGAACACAAGAACGGCGCCTTTTTCCTGTTTGTGCGGCTGCGCGAACTGCGCACGCCCATGCGGCTGGCCCGCTATGGGGAGGGCTTTCTGGGCCGGGGGCGGACCCCCTCGCCCATGGACATTTACGACACGGCCCTGCTGGATGTGGACCGGCACATCGGCGTCTTTCTGGACCGCATCGGGGCCGTTTCCGACGCGCGGGGGGTGGTCGTGGCCCTCGCCTCGCCCTATGGCTTTGACTTCACCGAGCCGGAGCGGGGTTCCTGGCGGCGGGGCGCGGCGGGCCGGACCTCGCTCCACGAGTCCTCCCTGCGGGTGCCCCTGCTCTTCCGGCTGCCCGGCCAGCCGGGGCGTTCACGGCAGACCCCCGCATCCCTTGCGGACGTGCTGCCCACCCTGGCCGCCCGCGCGGGGCTGGCCCCGCCCAAGGGACTGGACGGCGCCGACCTGCTTCTGCAGGGGGATTTCCGGGACCTCATCTCCGTGCAGGGCAGTCCTGCGGCCCTGTCCGTCCGTTCCGGGCGCTGGCGGTTCACCTGGCAGTCCGGACTGGACCCGTTCACTCTGGAACTCCTTGGGGATGAACGGGTTGTGGAGTTTGTGGACATCCACCAGTACCGGAACCGCCAGGCCGCGCAGAACTATCTGGCCCGCGAACCCGAGCTGGCCCGAGAATTCCGGCGCCAGTTGGAGGCGTTTCTTCGCGCCCACGCGCAGGTCCGGGAGGGGGGCGCGGGCAAAGAATAAGAGACCTGACGCATCACTGCATCAGGCCTCCGCGGAAGGAGAAACGCCCGTCAGGGCGTTGGTCACTCATATTCTACCATATCCGTGGGGAAATTACCGGGACTTCGCCGGCCCGTCCCCGTCAAAGCGCAAAAGAAGGAACACAGACAAGAATACCTGTGCCGCTGTCGTGCCCCTCCAGTCCCCCTTCCGAAGGGGGTGGCGCTTAAGCGCCGGGGGATGTTCTCTACCCCCGGAGACACGCTGTCCCCGAAGGAACATCCCCTGACCCTAAAGGGCCACCCCCCTCAAGGGGGGACAGGGATGAACACTGAAACCCGACCCGTTGGCTATTGTCCAGACACAGGATTTGTTGACATTTTTACCCGCATGAATCTTGTCGACACTTGTTTGCCGGTCACGCTATGAACCGGCCTGGCGCAACTTGGAGATGACTTGCTCCGCCCTCTCGGAAAGGACCGGAGCCGGTGGCTTGCAGTCCCTCTTGGCACTGACGCGGATGGCTTTGTCGTTGGGGGGCGCGTCCCGCGCCAGATCCTCCGCAATCGGAATATTTGCGGAATCACCCAGGGCCTCAAGAATGTCCAGTGAATACAGCCGGGTCACGTAGTCGCCGAATTCCGAATACCTTCCGCCGGTCCTGTTCTCCCAATAATGCCTGCCGTGCTTCCGGACAAACTGCGCCAGTTCGTCACCCCTGACCTTGAGAACTTCCGGCCTTGTTCGGGCAATTTCGGACAGCACATGAAATGCGTCGGACACATCGAGGGTCAGGCCGTTGTCCTGGCGGCACAGCAAGTCCTGACCAGTCTCTAATTTTCTGCCCAGACGCACCCCCAAGGTAGCGTTTAACAGGCACTCGACGGTCTTGTCCGGAAGGACATTCACCAAATACACCATTTTCCAATTGCCGGTCAGTGTGTGTTCCCAGACAAGGTCGTAAATGCTCTCTGAAAAAGTTGACTCGGCCAGGGAGGCCAGTTCCCGGCTTTGGCCAAATTCGTCGTCAGCCCGCTCCCATGCGGCAACTTCCTGCACGTCGCCGTCCGAGTAACAGCGCCCGTGCTCTTTCAGTGAGTTGTTGAGCAGGAGCGTGTGCCACGCAAGGTTGGCTTGGTATATTTCCCAAGTTTTTGCCGGATAAGCGGACTCGTCTGTATGCTCGCCGGCCTGTACAATTCTCCCCAATTGGGCTTGATAATGCCCAACATACAGATTGACCATGCGCTCCACAATTTCCGGATTCTTGTACCGGAGCACGTAATAGGGCCAGCAGCAGTCGTTGTCATAGTCGCGCAGGGCCACTTTCGGCAGCATAAGCCGCCGCGTTTCAACGAGCCCCTTTTCTTTGGCGTTGTCCCACTCCGAAAGAAG containing:
- a CDS encoding DUF4838 domain-containing protein; the encoded protein is MKHHATRRAAAAFCGGLLTAILLLEGCAHTPTAVKPLPAMVLAEEGEARAAIVVGADAPPSTRYAAEELQRFLNEMTDARFDLITDADPPRPAEIVVGRNSRMHRFNVSVDFQSLGQEGYILLSKGPHLLIAGGEPRGTLYGVYGLLEDHLGCRWFVPGVSRIPKADKLVLLHLDEVRKPVLEYREPFVTECFNGDWAARNRMNGNSMRLTEKHGGAVTYQGFVHTFDTLVPPEKYFDEHPEYFSLVDGKRLKDRTQLCCTNPDVMRIVTEGVRQWMRDNPDATVFSVSQNDWFNFCKCDNCTALAEAEDSQMGPMLHLVNHVAREVRDEFPGKAVDTLAYQYTRKPPKTMRPEPNVIIRLCSIECDFSHPFEERARKENAAFADDLEAWAKISQRLWVWNYNTSFSHYLVPYPNLNVRGPNIRFMIKNNVRGIFEQDVYTTPHGEFSGLSGYLGAKLLWNPDYDTDTAINEFLAGVYGDAATPLRLYLDLIHDAVKDPKTNMHIWIGPNVKFLTDKLLKRADALFDAAEKAVADDPETLERVRCARLSVDYTQLERMRAKATDAYELDHEGYAIRMKPAFQARVNRFFEVAERNGVTAIRESDGALADYKKLLLDALTGETKFTPRKAASVQDVKPGLRYAWYDRTLDLLPDFGALSPDAAGVAERVDLSKSPTMDGFALRFEGYVKAPANGVYTFALRSNDGSRLWMGKDLLVDNDGLHKSETKTGFTALLKGWHPLVVEYFESGGDEDLELFWAGPGLEYEPVPPQAFGHRG
- a CDS encoding aldo/keto reductase, whose product is MQYRMLGSSGIEASVVAVGTWVTGGGQMWNGVDDAESVRALETALDHGVNFIDTAPAYGWGHSEEMVGRVVRGRRDKVVVATKCGMWWEDARGSFHFNLDGKDTYISLRPDTIAVEVENSLRRLGTDYIDLYQPHWPAKEPEATPIEDTMACLLKLKDEGKIRAIGVSNVSLDQLRAHCACGDVASDQFRYSILYRAPEADILPFCAENSLATLTYMSLEQGLLTGKVGMDRVFDPNEFRSNEDWNPWFKQVNRRRVLDMLAGWADLTEKYACSLAQLVIAWTAAQPGATHVLCGMRTAEQAAQNARAGALLLEPADAGRMRSDAISLGDPE
- a CDS encoding sulfatase-like hydrolase/transferase; amino-acid sequence: MIVPLHIVSVALAGGLTGLWVRRMLAALGWLSGFESGILLVAAVAAGYIAAQLGFMALICLLKPTRSPAPLLCDMPAQLAALALVPWLLGVSIPWPAAILHKVEPLLFLGAFGAVHAFLKLVVFFAAMQARPSGRAGALGWAGGAAAALLLAAGAQQGFARSSADLGAVAAGDPAWTRSGHTWAKAREIREGIGLSILDGVEGRGDLVLLAAPPEGETGGPDSAFVTVAVEAAPGPSSGNGSVLPVHTHVIPLDRDGWTELRLPEALLPEKIAAVEVAWSSKPNPEWMRRIGLRPPPGTGHRMQLAGPWRAVSGAGAGAPSIVLLAAEGVGAENTSLLGYSRETTPRLREWGNGAMVFEQAYTPAPDAAAACMTLLTGLHPLRHGYLNGRTGELPPGISTLAERLRGAGYHTAAFTEGRGADGEDLTVDTAFSRGFMEFNDHFPMEAGTPEPGSAAPPKPRPGSARITLDRAAEWAEEHKNGAFFLFVRLRELRTPMRLARYGEGFLGRGRTPSPMDIYDTALLDVDRHIGVFLDRIGAVSDARGVVVALASPYGFDFTEPERGSWRRGAAGRTSLHESSLRVPLLFRLPGQPGRSRQTPASLADVLPTLAARAGLAPPKGLDGADLLLQGDFRDLISVQGSPAALSVRSGRWRFTWQSGLDPFTLELLGDERVVEFVDIHQYRNRQAAQNYLAREPELAREFRRQLEAFLRAHAQVREGGAGKE